A part of Nesterenkonia lutea genomic DNA contains:
- a CDS encoding metal-sulfur cluster assembly factor, whose amino-acid sequence MSDAVTAAQTPLEDVEEALKEVIDPELGINVVDLGLLYGLNYAEDGALIIDMTLTTAACPLTDVLEEQVGQHVGTMVDEWRLNWVWMPPWGPEKITDDGREQMRALGFNI is encoded by the coding sequence ATGAGTGACGCTGTCACTGCGGCCCAGACGCCGCTCGAGGACGTCGAGGAAGCGCTCAAAGAGGTCATCGACCCGGAGCTCGGCATCAACGTCGTCGATCTCGGTCTGCTCTACGGACTGAACTACGCCGAGGACGGGGCGCTGATCATCGACATGACCCTGACCACCGCGGCATGCCCGCTGACCGACGTGCTGGAGGAGCAGGTGGGCCAGCATGTCGGCACGATGGTGGATGAGTGGCGACTCAACTGGGTCTGGATGCCGCCATGGGGTCCTGAGAAGATCACCGACGACGGTCGTGAACAGATGCGCGCCCTGGGATTCAATATTTAA
- a CDS encoding SufS family cysteine desulfurase, giving the protein MLIPETIRADFPLLGRTVRGGKPLVYLDSGATAQKPQQVIDAELQFYAQTNAAVHRGAHQIAEEATEAYEDARAVVAEFVGAAEDEIVWTKNATEALNLVAYGFLSASLAAAATPGSAAAEVVDAAGRERYALGVGDEIVVSEAEHHANLVPWQQLAAKTGATLRWIGLGEDGRLDPATYSVIGDRTRILAITHASNVTGAITDLDELVGRARRVGACVVLDACQTAAHMPLDLSALDVDFAAFSAHKMVGPTGVGALFGKREMLEDLPPFLTGGSMVEVVTMESTSFMPPPQRFEAGTQMVAQVVGFRAAVEYLLDLGMDQVAAHERAMTELLLDGIAEVPGVRVLGPQDAYDRLAVVAFEVEGIHPHDVGQVLDSTGVAVRVGHHCAQPIHRRFGVHASARASAGVYTTAADVEAFIAGLHEVRRFFGRSDQDDAVIAEAL; this is encoded by the coding sequence ATGCTGATCCCAGAGACCATCAGGGCTGACTTCCCGCTGCTGGGCCGCACGGTCCGCGGCGGGAAGCCGCTGGTGTACCTGGATTCCGGCGCCACCGCGCAGAAGCCGCAGCAGGTGATCGATGCCGAGCTGCAGTTCTACGCGCAGACCAACGCGGCGGTGCACCGCGGTGCACATCAGATCGCCGAGGAGGCCACGGAGGCCTACGAGGACGCCCGGGCCGTGGTGGCGGAGTTCGTCGGCGCCGCCGAGGACGAGATCGTGTGGACCAAGAACGCCACCGAGGCGCTGAACCTGGTGGCCTACGGGTTCCTCAGTGCCAGCCTCGCCGCCGCCGCGACGCCCGGGAGCGCCGCCGCCGAAGTGGTGGACGCCGCGGGGCGTGAACGGTACGCGCTCGGCGTCGGGGACGAGATCGTGGTCAGCGAGGCAGAGCACCACGCCAATCTCGTGCCCTGGCAGCAGCTCGCCGCCAAGACCGGTGCCACGCTGCGCTGGATCGGCCTCGGCGAGGACGGTCGGCTGGATCCCGCGACGTACTCTGTGATCGGAGACCGCACCAGAATCCTTGCCATCACCCATGCCTCGAACGTCACGGGCGCCATCACCGACCTGGACGAACTCGTGGGACGGGCGCGCCGGGTCGGGGCCTGCGTCGTCCTCGACGCCTGCCAGACCGCAGCCCATATGCCGCTGGACCTCAGCGCGCTCGACGTCGACTTCGCAGCCTTCTCCGCGCACAAGATGGTCGGTCCCACCGGCGTCGGCGCGCTCTTCGGCAAGCGGGAGATGCTCGAAGACCTGCCGCCCTTTCTGACCGGGGGCTCCATGGTGGAGGTCGTGACCATGGAATCCACCAGCTTCATGCCGCCCCCGCAGCGCTTCGAGGCCGGCACGCAGATGGTGGCCCAGGTGGTGGGCTTCCGTGCGGCGGTGGAGTACCTCCTGGACCTGGGCATGGATCAGGTCGCCGCGCACGAGCGGGCGATGACCGAGCTGCTGCTCGACGGCATCGCCGAGGTGCCGGGAGTGCGCGTGCTCGGACCCCAGGATGCATACGATCGGCTCGCCGTCGTCGCCTTCGAGGTCGAGGGCATCCATCCTCATGATGTCGGTCAGGTCCTGGACAGCACCGGGGTCGCGGTGCGCGTGGGTCACCACTGTGCACAGCCGATCCACCGCCGGTTCGGAGTCCATGCCTCCGCGCGGGCCTCCGCCGGGGTCTACACCACTGCAGCTGACGTGGAGGCCTTCATCGCCGGTCTGCACGAGGTGCGCCGATTCTTCGGCCGCAGCGACCAGGACGACGCCGTGATCGCGGAGGCACTGTGA
- a CDS encoding helix-turn-helix transcriptional regulator, with translation MSSLNRFLGRHSELDVIAAAAEAVLTSSTPRFLLIEGPPGVGKTSLLNEAVSRLPGWSRANVYLDPSDRHVPGYAAAHLLRKPQRYHAPADAEGLGALVQEQADGITEPVVLVIEDMQWVDALSSDVIFRTVRETEDIPMLTLVTARPTTRPEMQRLTRFTETAGEALRIVIEPFTRAEVRELLEEHTGLPISANVAARVRDATGGFPAFLDYVVDRLTSDEEAITSDALQGALRELEQGEGPAEAQRLLIKQVFEETPEDVQQMLALLALARYPLSIHEIGKLLGTGSVDVEALRGSSLVQEAMKSGRFSMKHRVSARCLVADLSREVRVDLQMRLAGVEGGLASVRHRAEATLLDPAVEEPSAMVEVLADAARTASRSGDTAQTLELTRLAFEVERSSHTLECLTFAAMRAGTKVDAEATVTWAQSHEVHPVLRRGLLAREALVRGDLEGTLGFLAGGVDIDAATPKALLCYADTVLQASRTPGLRGSYWHLLNVAERTVRALLTLEEQIGADDPAVRTRIATPEQLLAETRGLRVSLQLWQALEGIESVPPQAFSARVQQLLDELRMVPGTESAQATLLVARGAVLRTAGHPAEAYRDLIAAIENWPGRNRRALAHAQVHMTYLLFEAGLWSEAQLLSESAASEVLDINEDNVAPLAYNAVHLVPSARGHRESQSWSFGLRAHVTRASDASVSRAGRGYVDAWAAAAAQNHEKVVDSILAMQVELSIWSRAVTSAVLLGRSLLHSGRAQALPALITKVGADEHSSVVHRDYVLRHLRGLSALGSGKFASTHEHLSAAMSAITAVPSLKTGHVPGDGGSLMIYRGLLALDLGHCVIDGVDTLQDKADETAELVLWAASMFQGCGSEGLFHEADETFRTLRKVTAGQSAPERPRLIDLPEGLSSKARFALTALTTREREIALMVGQGLSNKEVAEELVISVRTVEYHVANALGKLGLDSRHALRRMLQIEDEGDLRRA, from the coding sequence ATGTCATCGTTGAACAGATTTCTGGGCCGACATTCAGAGCTTGACGTCATCGCGGCAGCGGCGGAGGCCGTTCTCACCTCCTCCACTCCGCGGTTTCTGCTGATTGAAGGTCCACCAGGCGTGGGAAAGACCTCGTTGCTCAACGAGGCAGTGTCCCGTCTGCCCGGGTGGAGCCGGGCCAATGTCTATCTGGATCCGTCTGACCGACACGTTCCGGGGTACGCCGCCGCGCACCTGCTGAGAAAGCCGCAGCGATACCACGCCCCTGCCGACGCCGAGGGGCTCGGCGCGCTGGTGCAGGAACAGGCCGATGGGATCACCGAACCCGTGGTCCTGGTGATCGAAGACATGCAGTGGGTGGATGCGCTGTCCTCCGACGTCATCTTCCGGACCGTGCGCGAGACCGAAGACATCCCGATGCTCACTCTGGTGACCGCTCGGCCCACCACCCGGCCGGAGATGCAGCGCCTCACCCGCTTCACCGAGACCGCCGGCGAGGCGCTGCGCATCGTCATCGAGCCCTTCACCCGGGCAGAGGTCCGCGAACTCCTCGAGGAACACACCGGACTGCCGATCAGCGCCAATGTGGCCGCCCGGGTCCGTGATGCCACCGGCGGATTCCCCGCCTTCCTCGACTATGTGGTCGACCGACTCACCTCCGACGAGGAGGCCATCACCTCCGATGCTCTCCAGGGCGCCCTGCGGGAGCTCGAGCAGGGTGAGGGCCCCGCCGAAGCGCAGCGGCTGCTGATCAAGCAGGTCTTCGAGGAGACCCCGGAGGATGTCCAGCAGATGCTGGCCCTGCTCGCGCTGGCGCGCTACCCCCTCTCCATCCACGAGATCGGCAAGCTTCTCGGGACGGGCTCCGTCGACGTGGAAGCGCTCCGGGGATCGAGCCTGGTCCAGGAGGCCATGAAGTCCGGACGCTTCTCCATGAAGCACAGGGTGTCTGCGCGCTGCCTGGTGGCGGATCTGAGTCGAGAGGTGCGAGTCGACCTGCAGATGCGACTTGCCGGCGTGGAAGGGGGGCTCGCCTCAGTGCGTCACCGTGCCGAGGCGACTCTGCTGGACCCGGCGGTGGAAGAGCCCTCCGCCATGGTCGAAGTGCTCGCCGATGCTGCGCGGACCGCCAGCCGGTCCGGTGACACCGCCCAGACGCTGGAGCTGACCCGGCTCGCCTTCGAGGTGGAACGCTCGAGCCACACGCTCGAATGCCTGACCTTCGCCGCGATGCGGGCCGGCACCAAGGTCGACGCCGAGGCCACGGTGACCTGGGCGCAGAGTCACGAGGTGCACCCGGTGCTGCGCCGCGGACTCCTCGCCCGCGAGGCGCTGGTCCGCGGAGACCTCGAGGGCACCCTCGGCTTCCTCGCCGGGGGAGTGGACATCGATGCGGCCACCCCGAAGGCCCTGCTCTGCTATGCAGACACGGTGCTTCAGGCCTCCCGCACCCCCGGGCTCCGAGGATCGTACTGGCATCTGCTCAACGTCGCGGAGCGCACAGTTCGGGCACTGCTCACCCTCGAGGAACAGATCGGCGCAGATGACCCGGCGGTTCGGACGAGGATCGCGACGCCGGAGCAGCTCCTCGCGGAGACTCGTGGACTGCGCGTGAGTCTGCAGCTGTGGCAGGCCCTGGAGGGCATCGAGAGCGTCCCGCCGCAGGCCTTCTCCGCACGGGTCCAGCAGCTGCTGGATGAGCTGCGGATGGTGCCGGGCACAGAATCCGCCCAGGCCACGCTGCTGGTCGCCCGCGGTGCGGTGCTCCGCACCGCGGGGCACCCGGCGGAGGCCTACCGGGATCTGATCGCGGCCATCGAGAACTGGCCGGGCCGGAACCGCCGGGCACTCGCCCATGCGCAGGTGCACATGACCTATCTGCTCTTCGAGGCCGGACTCTGGAGCGAGGCGCAGCTTCTCTCCGAGTCAGCGGCCTCCGAGGTGCTCGACATCAATGAGGACAACGTGGCGCCGTTGGCGTACAACGCGGTCCACCTGGTGCCCTCGGCCCGAGGTCATCGGGAGTCACAGAGCTGGTCCTTCGGCCTCCGTGCGCATGTCACGCGAGCCAGCGACGCCAGCGTGAGCCGTGCCGGGCGCGGATATGTGGATGCCTGGGCCGCCGCGGCCGCGCAGAACCACGAGAAGGTGGTCGACAGCATCCTCGCGATGCAGGTCGAGCTCAGCATCTGGTCCCGCGCGGTCACCTCCGCGGTGCTCCTGGGTCGCTCCCTGCTCCACAGCGGAAGGGCTCAGGCGCTGCCCGCGCTGATCACGAAGGTCGGCGCGGATGAGCACTCCTCTGTGGTCCATCGCGACTACGTGCTGCGACACCTTCGCGGACTCTCCGCTCTGGGCTCCGGCAAGTTCGCATCAACCCACGAACACCTCAGCGCAGCCATGTCCGCCATCACGGCGGTGCCGAGCCTGAAGACGGGCCACGTGCCGGGTGACGGCGGTTCTCTGATGATCTACCGCGGACTGTTGGCGCTGGACCTCGGTCACTGCGTGATCGATGGGGTCGACACCCTGCAGGACAAAGCCGATGAGACGGCGGAGCTGGTGCTGTGGGCCGCGTCGATGTTCCAGGGCTGTGGCTCCGAGGGACTCTTCCACGAGGCAGACGAGACCTTCCGCACGCTGCGCAAGGTGACGGCGGGCCAGAGTGCCCCGGAGCGGCCCCGGCTGATCGATCTGCCGGAGGGCCTCAGCTCCAAGGCACGGTTCGCGCTGACCGCCCTGACCACGCGGGAGCGTGAGATCGCGCTGATGGTGGGTCAGGGCCTCTCGAACAAGGAAGTCGCCGAGGAGCTGGTGATCTCGGTGCGCACAGTGGAGTACCACG
- the sufU gene encoding Fe-S cluster assembly sulfur transfer protein SufU, with the protein MADAMEQLYQQVILDHARTRQGEGELAEYGGESFQINPTCGDQVTLRVRLDAAGEIIEALGWTGQGCSISQASLSVMHELVSGGTVVRAGELGEHFRELMAARGRELEPSRLEALEDASAFTGVARYPARIKCALLGWMALRDALAQAQARA; encoded by the coding sequence ATGGCAGATGCCATGGAGCAGCTCTACCAGCAGGTCATCCTCGACCACGCGCGCACGCGCCAGGGCGAGGGGGAGCTCGCCGAGTACGGCGGCGAGTCCTTCCAGATCAATCCCACCTGCGGGGACCAGGTGACGCTGCGCGTGCGCCTCGACGCCGCAGGCGAGATCATCGAAGCCCTGGGCTGGACCGGGCAGGGGTGCTCGATCTCCCAGGCCTCGCTCTCGGTCATGCATGAACTCGTGAGCGGGGGCACCGTGGTTCGGGCAGGGGAGCTGGGTGAGCACTTCCGTGAGCTGATGGCCGCCAGGGGCCGAGAGCTGGAGCCGAGTCGACTCGAGGCCCTGGAGGATGCCTCGGCCTTCACCGGGGTGGCACGGTATCCTGCACGTATCAAATGCGCCCTGCTCGGGTGGATGGCGCTGCGCGATGCGCTGGCCCAGGCCCAGGCCAGGGCATAG
- the sufC gene encoding Fe-S cluster assembly ATPase SufC — MSTLEIKDLHVSIETEQGVKEILKGVTLTIKSGEIHAIMGPNGSGKSTLASTIAGHPRYTVTSGTITMDGENVLDMAVDERARAGLFLAMQYPVEVPGVTMTNFLRTAKTAIDGEAPKLRTWAKDVRAAMEKLKIDADFANRNVNEGFSGGEKKRVEILQLELFKPKFAVLDETDSGLDIDALRVVSDGVNRAQESNDMGTLLITHYTRILNYIKPDFVHVFVDGRVAEQGGPELADELEANGYDRFLAPLKA; from the coding sequence ATGTCTACTCTCGAGATCAAGGACCTGCACGTCTCCATCGAGACCGAGCAGGGCGTCAAAGAGATCCTCAAGGGCGTCACCCTGACCATCAAGTCCGGTGAGATCCACGCCATCATGGGCCCCAACGGCTCCGGGAAGTCCACCCTGGCCTCCACCATCGCCGGACATCCCCGCTACACCGTGACCTCCGGCACGATCACCATGGACGGCGAGAACGTGCTGGACATGGCCGTGGACGAGCGCGCCCGCGCCGGACTGTTCCTGGCCATGCAGTACCCCGTGGAGGTTCCCGGAGTCACCATGACCAACTTCCTGCGCACCGCGAAGACCGCCATCGACGGCGAGGCGCCCAAGCTGCGGACCTGGGCCAAGGATGTCCGCGCGGCCATGGAGAAGCTCAAGATCGACGCTGACTTCGCCAACCGCAACGTCAACGAGGGCTTCTCCGGCGGTGAGAAGAAGCGCGTGGAGATCCTCCAGCTCGAGCTCTTCAAGCCCAAGTTCGCCGTGCTGGACGAGACCGACTCCGGTCTGGACATCGATGCGCTGCGCGTGGTCTCCGACGGCGTCAACCGCGCCCAGGAGTCCAATGACATGGGCACCCTGCTGATCACCCACTACACGCGGATCCTGAACTACATCAAGCCCGATTTCGTCCACGTGTTCGTGGACGGCCGGGTGGCGGAGCAGGGTGGTCCCGAGCTGGCGGACGAGCTCGAGGCCAACGGCTACGATCGCTTCCTCGCGCCCCTCAAGGCCTGA